One Fuerstiella marisgermanici DNA window includes the following coding sequences:
- the istB gene encoding IS21-like element helper ATPase IstB, producing MTMPAKKKVNSRTNSQQPAADAKPSSSTGQKPKLPPKTNDTNQMLVKSNLRQLRLPTMNAEFDKLAREAADSNQTYQDYLLRLTELEVAARSSNALNSRIKQAAFPVQKDLDSYDFSALPSVNKQKVLELSRCEWISARRNVCLLGQPGTGKTHLAVSLGLAACRHGLRTKFFTAATLVNQLEEAQKQFALDRMLKRLDKLDLLIVDELGYLSFSRAGAELLFQVFADRYERRSLLITSNLAFSDWGQIFQGERMTAALLDRLTHHSEIFEMNGESFRFKESMKQKQPPGSKD from the coding sequence ATGACGATGCCCGCAAAGAAAAAAGTGAATTCAAGAACGAACAGCCAGCAGCCTGCGGCGGATGCGAAACCGTCGTCGTCAACCGGTCAGAAGCCAAAGTTGCCTCCAAAAACGAACGACACGAACCAAATGCTGGTGAAGTCGAACCTCCGACAGTTGCGACTGCCCACGATGAACGCGGAGTTCGACAAGCTGGCTCGGGAAGCGGCGGACTCGAATCAGACGTACCAGGATTATCTACTGCGGTTGACGGAACTGGAAGTGGCGGCGCGCTCCAGCAACGCGTTGAACTCACGCATCAAACAGGCGGCGTTTCCCGTTCAGAAGGATTTGGACAGCTACGACTTCTCGGCGTTACCATCGGTCAACAAACAGAAAGTGCTGGAGCTTTCTCGCTGCGAATGGATTTCCGCACGACGTAACGTCTGCCTGCTGGGTCAACCGGGAACGGGTAAAACGCATCTCGCGGTTTCACTGGGACTGGCTGCGTGTCGACACGGACTGCGGACGAAGTTTTTCACGGCAGCAACGCTTGTCAATCAGCTCGAAGAAGCTCAGAAGCAATTCGCCCTGGATCGCATGCTGAAGCGGCTCGATAAACTCGACCTCCTGATCGTCGATGAGCTGGGCTACCTCTCATTCAGTCGCGCCGGCGCGGAGCTGTTGTTCCAGGTATTTGCCGACCGCTACGAACGCCGCAGCCTGCTGATCACCAGCAACCTTGCCTTCAGCGACTGGGGCCAGATCTTCCAGGGAGAACGCATGACGGCCGCGCTGCTCGATCGGCTGACTCACCATTCTGAGATCTTTGAAATGAACGGCGAAAGCTTTCGATTCAAAGAGTCGATGAAACAAAAACAGCCGCCCGGTTCCAAAGACTGA
- a CDS encoding IS66 family transposase codes for MDTDVSQIIAVEVKQLVLSLQREVAELRDENRRLRDRIEELEGKNPTERLDEAFSVTAEERRRAETGRRKGRKKQSSARRGRRTTEQKADNAERRELILPEGYNVAECRFVRERFVWRVINGQAVQVVYEIYHGPNGEKSEIPGVWPRSEFGIEVHIALARIVTITGLSIDKTCALIEFFWNLPLGKSQADALLNQLARRWEQEFESLCDLMAFSAIVHADETSWSINSVWAFLSEKARVLIFGCRKDGDTLAQILSKELFGGVLVSDDAAVYRGFSHAQKCWAHLLRKAIRLTLLKPDNEEYQRLLDGLLEIFYAAKRHAADGRLGDAGRAAKVDELDNTLAALLVRYCAEDSDVRAADFGKDFDNLVSELIRLMTEEELFCFVTSPAAPATNNEAERSLRGAAMDRRTGRTSKTSKGARRRSILTSVLESLNLHLKTPTLSSVVAEVMTWQQDGFSLFDRLKLEVGLTSAPPGQSRLSKLVPAN; via the coding sequence ATGGACACGGATGTCAGTCAGATCATCGCTGTGGAAGTGAAGCAGCTTGTGCTTAGCCTGCAGCGTGAGGTTGCGGAGCTGCGGGACGAGAACCGGCGGCTGCGTGATCGGATTGAAGAGCTCGAAGGTAAGAACCCCACAGAGCGACTCGACGAGGCGTTTTCGGTGACGGCGGAAGAGAGACGCCGCGCTGAAACGGGCCGCCGAAAAGGTCGCAAAAAACAATCCTCGGCGCGTCGCGGTCGTCGCACAACCGAGCAGAAAGCGGACAACGCCGAACGACGCGAACTCATTCTGCCGGAAGGTTACAACGTCGCAGAGTGCCGTTTCGTTCGGGAACGTTTCGTCTGGAGAGTGATCAACGGCCAAGCCGTGCAGGTCGTCTATGAAATCTATCACGGCCCCAACGGCGAGAAATCCGAAATTCCGGGCGTGTGGCCGCGGTCCGAATTCGGCATTGAAGTTCATATCGCGCTGGCTCGCATTGTGACCATCACGGGACTGTCGATCGACAAGACGTGTGCATTGATTGAATTCTTCTGGAATCTGCCGCTCGGCAAATCCCAGGCGGACGCTCTGTTGAATCAACTGGCACGGCGTTGGGAACAGGAATTCGAATCTCTGTGTGACCTGATGGCGTTCAGTGCGATTGTGCATGCAGACGAAACCAGTTGGAGTATCAACAGCGTGTGGGCTTTTTTGTCGGAGAAGGCGCGCGTGCTGATCTTCGGATGCCGCAAAGACGGCGACACACTGGCTCAGATCCTGTCGAAAGAATTGTTTGGAGGCGTGCTTGTTTCGGACGATGCGGCCGTGTACCGAGGTTTCAGTCACGCACAGAAATGCTGGGCTCACCTGCTGCGGAAGGCCATCCGTCTGACGCTGCTGAAGCCGGACAACGAAGAGTACCAGCGACTGCTCGACGGCCTGCTGGAAATTTTCTACGCGGCCAAACGCCACGCCGCCGATGGTCGTCTTGGCGATGCCGGTCGTGCGGCGAAGGTCGATGAACTTGATAACACGCTGGCGGCTCTGCTGGTGCGTTACTGCGCCGAGGATTCCGATGTTCGGGCGGCCGACTTCGGCAAGGATTTTGACAACCTGGTCTCAGAACTGATTCGGCTGATGACGGAAGAGGAGTTGTTTTGTTTTGTGACAAGCCCGGCCGCGCCAGCAACGAACAACGAAGCGGAACGCAGTCTTCGCGGCGCGGCCATGGACCGTCGCACAGGTCGAACGAGCAAAACATCGAAGGGAGCCCGTCGCCGCAGCATTCTTACAAGCGTCCTGGAATCGCTGAATCTCCATCTGAAAACACCAACGCTCAGTTCCGTGGTGGCCGAGGTCATGACGTGGCAGCAGGATGGATTCAGTCTGTTTGATCGACTGAAACTTGAAGTCGGCCTGACCTCCGCGCCGCCCGGTCAGTCGCGACTGTCCAAACTCGTCCCCGCCAACTGA
- a CDS encoding ISL3 family transposase, whose amino-acid sequence MQGTDFYEQILGLTGPWFVADVQLDMEAQQVDVFVEHGEGETFCCPDCDRQLPCYDHTKSRQWRHLDTMQFATILHARTPRVKCPDHGVKQIRLPWAEKNSRFSLFFERFAIDVLLATQTVKGACSILGISWDESWHILQKAVARGKDRKQSKNLPRIGIDEKAFRKRHNYVTLIYDLDKSTVEAISDGHDTAAADACFDQLSDSEKQSVEAVAMDMSAAYVKSTKGNIALAEQKIVHDRFHIMKLATEAVDKVRRSEQKKLRAEGDDRLTGTRYLWLSGQENLSEKQQERFDAAWKAELLTGKAWAYKEMLRDLWVHDTPAEATTFFNDWYKRVIHTKLEPMKKVARTIKERLANVVSYCTHGITNAVAEGMNSKIMAIKRRVGGYRNRDNFKTAILFYCGGLDLYPQ is encoded by the coding sequence ATGCAGGGAACAGACTTTTACGAACAGATTTTGGGACTGACGGGGCCGTGGTTTGTGGCGGACGTTCAGCTGGATATGGAAGCTCAACAGGTCGACGTTTTCGTCGAACATGGCGAGGGCGAAACTTTTTGCTGTCCGGATTGCGACAGGCAGCTGCCGTGCTATGACCACACGAAGTCTCGCCAATGGCGGCATCTGGACACGATGCAATTTGCGACCATCCTTCATGCCCGCACGCCTCGCGTGAAGTGCCCGGATCATGGCGTCAAACAGATCAGGCTTCCCTGGGCGGAAAAGAACAGCCGCTTCTCATTGTTCTTTGAACGCTTCGCCATCGACGTTCTTCTGGCCACACAAACCGTGAAAGGGGCGTGCAGCATTCTGGGGATCTCATGGGATGAATCGTGGCACATTCTGCAGAAGGCGGTGGCTCGCGGGAAGGATCGCAAACAATCGAAGAACCTCCCTCGAATCGGCATCGACGAGAAAGCCTTTCGAAAACGACACAACTACGTCACGCTGATCTATGACTTGGACAAGAGCACTGTCGAAGCGATTTCCGATGGTCATGACACGGCAGCCGCTGATGCCTGTTTCGATCAGCTTTCCGACAGTGAAAAGCAGTCTGTGGAGGCGGTTGCGATGGACATGAGTGCCGCATACGTCAAGAGCACCAAAGGCAACATTGCATTGGCCGAACAGAAGATTGTGCACGACCGCTTTCACATCATGAAGCTGGCAACCGAAGCCGTCGACAAGGTCCGTCGGTCGGAGCAGAAGAAGCTTCGCGCCGAAGGCGATGATCGATTGACGGGAACTCGGTATCTGTGGCTTTCAGGCCAGGAGAATCTCAGCGAAAAACAGCAGGAACGCTTTGATGCCGCATGGAAGGCAGAGTTACTCACGGGCAAAGCGTGGGCCTACAAGGAGATGCTGCGAGACCTCTGGGTTCATGACACTCCGGCAGAGGCCACGACGTTCTTCAATGACTGGTACAAGCGAGTCATCCACACAAAGCTGGAGCCAATGAAGAAAGTCGCTCGCACGATCAAAGAACGCTTAGCCAATGTGGTGAGCTACTGCACTCACGGAATCACAAACGCCGTCGCCGAAGGAATGAACAGCAAAATCATGGCCATCAAACGAAGAGTCGGCGGATACCGAAACCGCGACAACTTCAAAACCGCCATCCTCTTCTACTGCGGAGGACTCGACCTCTACCCACAATAA
- a CDS encoding IS3 family transposase has product MADVYAAVEAIVQEGHGNVAEVCRHLGVNRTSFYAWQTAEPTIFEEQDAQLAPLIRVIFKRHRRRYGARRIAEDLKEMGLLCDRRKVSNVMKALKLKAIQPKSFVPKTTDSRHRLGYSPNLLLDADAPTTINQIWVGDITYIPLTDGTFCYMAMLMDLFSRRIVGWHLDNNMTEQLVLKALRSSIKERQPDVGLIHHTDRGGQYAGNEYRSILRRAAITQSMSRADNCYDNASMESCFGTIKNELEMTDYQSKAEARREMSKYVRYYVHERRHSSLDYRSPAQFEQIINLPK; this is encoded by the coding sequence ATAGCTGACGTCTATGCGGCCGTTGAAGCGATTGTTCAGGAAGGTCATGGAAACGTGGCCGAAGTCTGTCGTCATCTCGGTGTGAACCGAACTTCGTTTTATGCCTGGCAGACTGCTGAGCCCACGATCTTTGAAGAACAGGATGCTCAACTGGCTCCGTTGATAAGAGTCATCTTTAAGCGTCACCGCCGCCGCTACGGGGCTCGTCGCATTGCCGAAGACCTCAAGGAAATGGGACTTCTCTGTGATCGCAGGAAGGTCTCGAATGTCATGAAAGCCCTTAAATTAAAGGCAATTCAGCCGAAGTCGTTCGTTCCAAAAACGACAGACAGCCGTCATCGACTGGGCTATTCGCCGAACCTGTTGCTCGATGCGGACGCCCCAACAACGATCAATCAAATTTGGGTTGGAGACATTACCTACATCCCGCTGACTGACGGGACGTTTTGCTACATGGCGATGCTGATGGATCTGTTTTCCCGGCGGATCGTTGGTTGGCATCTGGATAACAACATGACGGAACAGCTGGTCCTCAAAGCACTGCGTTCGAGCATCAAAGAACGACAGCCTGACGTTGGATTGATTCACCACACGGATCGAGGCGGCCAGTACGCTGGCAATGAATACCGATCAATTCTTCGTCGGGCAGCAATCACACAAAGCATGAGCCGTGCTGACAACTGTTATGACAACGCATCCATGGAAAGCTGCTTCGGAACGATCAAGAACGAACTCGAAATGACCGATTACCAAAGCAAGGCAGAGGCAAGAAGAGAGATGTCAAAATACGTCCGCTACTACGTTCACGAACGCAGACACTCCAGCCTCGATTACAGGTCGCCAGCTCAGTTCGAACAGATCATCAATCTCCCAAAATAA
- a CDS encoding transposase, with protein sequence MSRKKKTSVKKSSRRQYTDEFKEEAVQLLLDGYTAPQVVDRLGISNVNVLYRWKQEQLEQSGPVASSLEAKVKDLEADLRRVERERDILKKALAIFGRNE encoded by the coding sequence ATGTCTCGGAAGAAAAAAACATCAGTCAAGAAATCGTCTCGCCGTCAGTACACGGATGAGTTCAAAGAAGAAGCCGTGCAGCTGCTTCTGGATGGGTACACGGCTCCTCAGGTTGTGGACCGGTTGGGCATTTCAAACGTCAACGTTTTGTATCGCTGGAAACAGGAGCAGCTGGAACAAAGTGGTCCAGTGGCAAGCTCTTTGGAGGCTAAGGTCAAGGACCTCGAAGCCGATCTGCGGCGTGTCGAACGTGAGAGGGACATACTAAAAAAAGCGTTGGCTATTTTCGGCCGCAACGAATAG
- a CDS encoding integrase catalytic domain-containing protein: MNDVVSISSRHEVVAALRLRYQVARKLDKSKILDEFVALTGVHRKHAIRLLNRDPELHVSPNTKQGRKVYDLAVHEALVVVWEAADRICGKRLKSVMPQYVESMERHGHVTLASEVRRKLLAASASTLDRLLKPNRDVARKRKKKRTRTKSAQAVKVKTFADWNEPDPGYTEIDFVVHCGGQPAGEKIHSLVITDVCSGWTEAVPLLAREQSLVVEGLTVLARQIPMAIRGINSDNDSAFINETLISYCEQQEIEFTRSRPYKSNDQAWIEQKNGAIIRKFVGSERFSGIVAGQTLGALYQSVRLYVNYFQPSFKLLSKHRDGSKLKRKFQSPKTPCDRLLDHSKISREQKEILRATRDALDPVELLHRIRECQAALASLSGTTIDHPDTKSLAEFLSELPTLWMTGDARPTHRQQATKPRDYRTRVDPFVNVWPQILEWLEQQPDVTAKALLERLQNEYPDEYSDGLLRTLQRRVKQWRQVMAKKMVYACLEDADIPSMSIPKTEPENGAGGQPPNPRDFRGISSGVQR, encoded by the coding sequence ATGAACGACGTCGTCAGTATTTCATCGCGGCACGAAGTGGTCGCGGCATTGCGTTTGCGTTATCAGGTTGCACGTAAGTTGGACAAGTCAAAGATTCTTGATGAGTTTGTCGCCTTGACCGGCGTCCATCGGAAGCATGCAATTCGACTTTTGAATCGAGATCCCGAGTTGCACGTGAGCCCAAATACAAAGCAGGGCCGGAAGGTCTACGACCTGGCAGTTCATGAGGCATTGGTTGTCGTTTGGGAGGCTGCCGATCGGATCTGCGGCAAGCGCCTGAAGTCCGTTATGCCGCAGTACGTGGAATCGATGGAGAGGCATGGTCACGTGACGCTTGCTTCTGAGGTTCGACGGAAACTGCTGGCCGCAAGCGCTTCAACTCTGGATCGACTGCTGAAGCCCAATCGTGACGTCGCCAGAAAACGAAAGAAGAAACGTACGCGGACGAAGTCTGCACAGGCAGTCAAGGTTAAGACGTTTGCGGACTGGAATGAGCCCGATCCGGGGTATACCGAAATTGACTTTGTGGTCCATTGCGGTGGGCAACCGGCTGGCGAGAAGATCCATAGCCTGGTGATCACTGATGTCTGTTCCGGCTGGACGGAAGCTGTGCCATTGCTGGCGCGAGAACAGTCTCTTGTTGTCGAAGGACTGACTGTGCTCGCTCGGCAGATTCCGATGGCGATTCGAGGAATTAACTCCGACAATGACAGTGCGTTCATCAACGAGACGTTAATTTCATACTGCGAGCAGCAGGAAATCGAATTCACTCGTTCACGACCATACAAGAGCAACGATCAGGCGTGGATCGAGCAGAAGAACGGCGCGATCATTCGCAAATTTGTTGGGTCAGAGCGGTTTTCCGGCATCGTCGCCGGTCAGACTCTGGGGGCTCTTTACCAATCTGTGCGACTATACGTGAACTACTTTCAGCCATCGTTCAAACTGCTGTCAAAGCACCGCGATGGCTCGAAGTTGAAACGGAAATTTCAAAGTCCGAAAACTCCATGCGATCGATTGCTTGATCATTCAAAGATTTCTCGGGAGCAGAAAGAAATTCTCCGTGCGACACGAGACGCGCTCGATCCGGTTGAACTGTTACATCGTATTCGAGAATGCCAGGCGGCATTGGCGAGTCTGTCTGGCACAACAATCGATCATCCCGACACAAAGTCACTGGCCGAGTTTCTTTCTGAGCTCCCGACTCTGTGGATGACCGGTGATGCGCGGCCGACTCACCGGCAACAAGCGACGAAGCCACGAGACTATCGGACACGAGTGGACCCGTTCGTGAACGTATGGCCTCAGATTCTGGAGTGGCTTGAACAGCAGCCCGACGTCACGGCAAAGGCACTGCTGGAACGTCTACAGAACGAGTATCCGGATGAGTATTCGGACGGATTGTTGCGGACACTTCAGCGTCGCGTGAAACAATGGCGACAGGTTATGGCGAAGAAAATGGTTTACGCCTGCCTGGAAGACGCCGACATTCCATCGATGTCGATACCGAAAACGGAGCCGGAAAACGGAGCCGGGGGCCAGCCCCCAAACCCCCGAGATTTTCGAGGCATCAGCTCGGGTGTTCAAAGATGA
- a CDS encoding efflux transporter outer membrane subunit encodes MGRKYFQVVLIATFFCLLSGCQLKHWATNKFLVGPNYCRPNAPVAVDWQDSPDRRVNLSLPNHVDWWSNFNDPVLNRLVDSARQQNLTLKQTGWRIQQARDVRRIITGNLFPQIQQASGAYNRLLTSQATALPAPIKAFDDWSVGAGLAWEVDVWGRFRRSVASADADVQVAEGDYDFVQLSLIADVAETYNLYRVFEQRLEYVRQNIEIQEGLLKISNTKAEKGKTGFTAVHLGSASLEAVRSLEPLLEAGKRQTNNALCLLMGMPTQDLSQLLGDGIIPNAPAEVAVGIPADLLRRRPDIRAAERAIAAQSEQVGIALADLYPSFTITGNIGWDAEKFGDLFGSAANTGAVGPSFRWNILNYGRILANVDLQESGLQALILNYQNTVLEANREVEDSLVAFLKNQERVQHIQKSAVELKEALRLVTIRYEEGDRDYTLVYVMQRELVSVLDQLASAKGDVVESLIKLYKALGGGWEVRCPNASVRDMQVGYTDDSDTPEMMMAPSHSEAPYLSLEDLGNKDVEKTEAGLSKKTAPQEDEELKTAEAEMRQKIENRLKNTVERKDD; translated from the coding sequence ATGGGACGCAAGTACTTTCAGGTAGTATTGATTGCTACGTTCTTTTGCTTGCTCAGCGGGTGCCAACTGAAGCATTGGGCAACGAACAAATTTCTCGTTGGCCCAAACTATTGTCGTCCCAATGCTCCCGTGGCTGTTGACTGGCAGGATAGCCCTGACCGACGAGTCAATCTTAGCCTTCCGAATCATGTTGACTGGTGGTCTAACTTCAATGACCCGGTTCTTAACCGTCTGGTCGATTCGGCCAGACAACAAAACCTCACGCTGAAACAAACTGGCTGGAGAATTCAGCAAGCCAGAGACGTTCGGCGAATCATCACCGGAAATCTATTCCCGCAAATACAGCAGGCTTCGGGGGCCTACAATCGACTTTTGACGAGCCAGGCGACGGCGCTGCCCGCTCCCATCAAGGCGTTTGATGACTGGTCAGTGGGAGCCGGACTGGCATGGGAAGTTGACGTTTGGGGACGATTCCGTCGCTCGGTGGCATCAGCCGATGCGGACGTCCAAGTTGCTGAAGGTGACTACGATTTTGTGCAGTTGAGCCTGATTGCCGATGTTGCCGAAACGTACAATCTGTACCGCGTATTTGAACAGCGACTTGAATACGTTCGTCAGAATATTGAGATTCAGGAAGGGCTGCTGAAAATCTCGAATACGAAGGCCGAGAAAGGCAAAACTGGATTCACTGCCGTCCATCTTGGCTCTGCATCGCTTGAGGCGGTACGGTCGCTTGAGCCATTACTTGAAGCTGGTAAGCGTCAGACAAACAATGCGTTGTGCCTGTTGATGGGGATGCCCACCCAAGACCTGTCCCAATTACTGGGCGATGGCATCATTCCCAATGCGCCAGCCGAAGTTGCGGTTGGAATTCCTGCGGACCTACTACGTCGTCGACCTGATATTCGTGCTGCTGAACGAGCCATCGCTGCTCAGAGCGAACAGGTTGGCATTGCGTTGGCCGATCTCTACCCGTCGTTCACCATTACAGGAAATATTGGTTGGGACGCGGAGAAGTTCGGTGACCTGTTTGGCTCTGCTGCCAACACTGGAGCGGTCGGGCCATCCTTCCGCTGGAACATCCTGAACTATGGTCGAATCTTGGCCAACGTGGACCTACAGGAATCCGGCTTGCAAGCACTGATCCTGAACTACCAAAACACGGTGCTCGAAGCGAACCGAGAAGTCGAAGATTCGCTGGTCGCATTCCTCAAGAACCAGGAACGAGTCCAACACATTCAAAAGAGTGCCGTCGAACTAAAAGAAGCGCTGCGATTGGTCACGATTAGATACGAAGAAGGCGACCGAGACTATACATTGGTCTATGTCATGCAGAGGGAGTTAGTTTCTGTCCTGGATCAGTTGGCTTCTGCGAAAGGCGACGTCGTTGAAAGTCTGATCAAACTGTACAAAGCGCTTGGCGGCGGCTGGGAAGTTCGATGCCCCAACGCGTCAGTCCGCGACATGCAGGTGGGATATACCGACGATTCTGATACACCAGAAATGATGATGGCCCCCAGCCACTCGGAAGCTCCCTATTTATCGCTGGAAGATCTAGGCAATAAGGATGTTGAGAAGACAGAAGCGGGGCTTTCTAAAAAAACTGCCCCCCAAGAAGACGAGGAACTCAAGACAGCCGAAGCGGAGATGCGCCAGAAGATAGAGAATAGGCTGAAGAATACGGTCGAACGTAAGGATGACTAA